The following proteins are co-located in the Acinetobacter shaoyimingii genome:
- the radC gene encoding RadC family protein, whose amino-acid sequence MNKSIKQWPEQERPRERLLSQGAQSLSDAELLAIFLRSGSQQHSAVELARILLQHFGGLSPIFDASLQDLSQFHGIGATKYSQLMAVKELGRRYLNYHVNEGTDLSQSSLMCDYLRYELLGERQEVFAVLCLDAQLRKINFKKLFYGALNHCDISINTLLRHAIHHHATAIVIAHNHPQGKVKPSPEDLQVTQDISQACALVEIKLIDHIIISTSDSYSFAEHGFIQAR is encoded by the coding sequence ATGAATAAATCAATAAAACAATGGCCTGAACAAGAACGGCCGAGAGAACGACTTCTGAGTCAAGGTGCGCAGAGTTTATCGGATGCTGAGTTGCTGGCAATCTTTTTACGATCAGGTTCACAGCAACATTCAGCAGTCGAACTTGCAAGAATTTTACTGCAACATTTTGGCGGATTAAGCCCAATCTTTGATGCATCACTCCAAGACTTAAGTCAGTTTCATGGTATTGGTGCAACCAAATATTCTCAATTAATGGCAGTGAAAGAGCTCGGACGGCGCTATTTAAATTATCATGTCAATGAAGGCACAGACCTCAGTCAATCTTCATTAATGTGTGATTATTTACGTTATGAATTGCTCGGTGAACGGCAGGAAGTATTTGCTGTGCTGTGTTTAGATGCACAACTTCGAAAAATTAATTTTAAAAAACTATTTTATGGTGCATTGAACCATTGTGACATTTCGATAAATACCTTGCTTCGCCATGCCATTCATCATCATGCCACCGCAATTGTGATTGCACATAACCATCCTCAAGGGAAGGTCAAACCTTCGCCTGAAGATTTACAAGTGACCCAAGACATTTCACAGGCATGTGCACTTGTTGAAATTAAATTGATCGATCACATCATCATTTCGACCAGTGATTCGTATTCCTTTGCGGAACATGGTTTTATTCAAGCGAGATAA